Proteins found in one Scomber scombrus chromosome 15, fScoSco1.1, whole genome shotgun sequence genomic segment:
- the setd1ba gene encoding histone-lysine N-methyltransferase SETD1B-A isoform X2, which translates to MDSHPGCGSAEKRSHHWRSYKLIIDPALRKGSHKLYRYDGQTFSMPNPGIPPVDMLRDPRIGRLWTKYKEIDLPVPKFKIDECYIGPVPPKEVTFARLNDNIREGFLTDMCKKFGEIEGVEILYNPKNKKHLGIAKVVFETVKAAKVAVQTLHNTSVMGNIIHVELDPKGENRLRYFQLLMNGSYTPRTLPVGGEEAREVSPRSLAEALLACEPIRRLSESSVSAAGGTLPPSSSTTPLSLETGYSSLRQDTPQSQGTPHTPRQTSTPFSQDSNYSSRQSTPLYQSSRPESSGGYKSRRHESKFQDAYNRRPERPQYRSNMYRGTTSEQAPFKQHQLTPPEPPPSTPSFTYTAPPPATPNFKSAFSPYQAPLPPAFPPSEPAFHHPAQREGEYLRPPQPPLAAATDFLPVKERPETPPIPEPPPEPLPHPSTPPPQTPEHCPSPGSPTLDPERNSLDSRIEMLLKEKRTKLPFLAERDSDTEVRMEGSPISSSSSQLSPIPPFTSGSQGGQQNSRPSSTGLEDISPTPLPDSEDEEPIPGTASLIKRIRSPNHEKMGNTDLKDGHYRVHTPTDKMETCHQSSGEDMEISEDEMPGTPINSGECGKGIVVNSAVSPMQNIPMPPPGFPPLPHQAGFAIAHHHLAAHSAVPGHPAHLTHGVPHHMLQHIGPYPHGMMPLVQMELMNCLRWEQWSTVPMSFQMQQQMLSRIAQTRGPYPYPHFVDSAASGPFAGPYTHLSLGATPAAGAGAPGQQWQHPSVPKFNPTVPPPGYETKKEDPHKATVDGVLLVIVKELKAIMKRDLNRKMVEVVAFRAFDDWWDKKERSAKASLTPVKGAEGKEEEKPKPKETMGSSLLENWNKGEGLGYEGMGLGISLRGAIRLPSFKVKRKDPPETAATGDNKRARPSTPVDDELEDEDRDRDPAELPLDESKLDGDSASAKRRHSRPLELDSEGEEEVDTSGKEESLSDREEGPDEKAAADRLSTGKSDDEEGDDEDEGDSSSEGATSDSSDEEGESSDSSKASSDSSAESEDSSEYEISSEEEEDEDEEGTAVVDVEDEVKVPKTSSSSSSSSSSSSEEEEREADTKPPSSPVGPVPEDREDHRSKEDLSSKPRRRPPSPEEEMIEDLKPPSSKGIPVIERDISVDGNIPVVKSEPPEHVANLRPPTPTGALPDSDQETTTKGKAELEEVACTPARLASSQVDSNKPVPKSASASLMHLPLPPHLAVEGRSLLHPPPGPLPDLLQRPRLPTDEDIPHTPGRDLLERTRSLGKSQSTDTMPITPGSDAPLTGSSLLLSSPHIPGSPFSYPAQSPVLSAGVPRTPGRDLTFTPVFPDPTALPLHRKISSESLDDRPVFKEPPISALPNQALSAGTEHSASVPEDLPAGLTVDVPVPSDTAPSKRKPGRPKGKKTPAVSAGDESLDLSSEPSALPDDAHLRDLSMKKSPDHPSLDFREREPQKVLPNSDGFLSYEDEAPVAVKPARRARRSWEELLLDSLSPVTTPHRSYCTPRSEFEEMTILYDIWDEGIDDEDIRLLQITYDKMLQQDNGNDWLNDTLWVNHPPTNNPRIKKKRRDDGMRDHMTGCARSEGYYKIDKKDKIKYLQSTRLLSEEPPIDTQGMSIPAQVHASTRAGSERRSEQRRLLSSFACDSDLLKFNQLKFRKKKIRFCKSGIHDWGLFAMEPIAADEMVIEYVGQNIRQVIADMREKRYEEEGIGSSYMFRVDHDTIIDATKCGNFARFINHSCNPNCYAKVITVESQKKIVIYSRQPINVNEEITYDYKFPIEDEKIPCLCGAENCRGTLN; encoded by the exons ATGGACAGTCATCCCGGCTGCGGCTCGGCGGAGAAGCGGAGTCACCACTGGAGAAGTTACAAGTTGATCATCGACCCGGCGCTGAGGAAGGGGTCGCACAAACTGTATCGATATGACGGACAGACTTTCAGCATGCCA AACCCCGGGATACCACCGGTGGACATGCTCCGAGACCCGAGGATCGGCCGTCTCTGGACTAAGTACAAAGAGATTGACCTGCCGGTGCCAAAATTTAAG ATCGATGAGTGTTACATCGGCCCCGTTCCTCCAAAGGAGGTGACATTCGCCAGGCTGAACGACAACATCAGGGAAGGATTTCTTACCGACATGTGCAAAAAATTTGGAGAAATCGAGGGGGTGGAAATCCTTTACAATCCCAAAAATAAGAAGCACCTGGGAATTGCCAAGGTTGTTTTTGAGACCGTGAAAGCCGCCAAAGTGGCCGTGCAGACGCTCCACAACACGTCTGTTATGGGAAACATCATCCACGTGGAGCTGGACCCGAAAG GTGAGAATCGCCTTCGATACTTCCAGCTCCTGATGAATGGCAGCTACACTCCGCGGACCCTGCCCGTTGGTGGAGAGGAAGCCAGAGAAGTTTCTCCTCGTAGCCTGGCAGAAGCCTTACTG GCCTGCGAGCCCATCCGCAGGTTGTCGGAGAGCAGCGTGTCTGCTGCTGGAGGGACATTGCCGCCCAGCAGCTCCACCACTCCACTGTCCCTAGAGACGGGCTACTCCAGCCTAAGGCAGGACACACCCCAGTCCCAGGGAACCCCTCATACCCCACGCCAGACAAGTACTCCCTTCTCTCAAGACTCCAACTACTCCAGTCGGCAGTCCACACCTTTGTACCAGTCCAGCCGGCCAGAGAGCTCCGGAGGTTACAAATCCCGGAGACACGAGAGTAAGTTCCAGGACGCGTACAATCGCAGACCGGAGAGGCCTCAGTACCGCAGCAACATGTATCGAGGTACGACATCCGAGCAAGCTCCTTTCAAACAGCACCAACTCACCCCACCTGAGCCTCCACCCTCCACTCCTTCCTTCACCTACACAGCACCTCCCCCTGCTACGCCGAACTTCAAGTCCGCCTTCTCCCCCTACCAGGCTCCTTTGCCCCCCGCTTTCCCCCCGTCAGAGCCAGCTTTTCATCACCCAGCCCAAAGGGAGGGTGAATACCTccgaccgccgcagccgcctCTGGCAGCTGCCACAGACTTTTTGCCCGTCAAGGAGCGACCAGAAACGCCTCCGATCCCCGAGCCCCCACCGGAGCCCTTGCCCCATCCAAGCACCCCTCCTCCTCAAACACCAGAGCACTGCCCCTCACCTGGCTCCCCTACACTAGATCCAGAGCGCAATAGCCTGGATTCCCGCATTGAGATGCTCCTCAAGGAGAAAAGGACAAAACTGCCATTCCTGGCGGAGCGTGACTCGGACACTGAGGTGCGAATGGAGGGGAGTCCCatctcctcctcgtcctcccaGCTATCCCCAATTCCCCCTTTCACGTCTGGCTCTCAAGGCGGCCAGCAAAATTCCCGTCCCTCTAGCACGGGCTTGGAAGATATCAGTCCAACCCCACTGCCAGACTCGGAAGATGAAGAGCCCATTCCCGGAACTGCTTCCCTGATCAAGAGAATCAGATCTCCGAACCACGAGAAGATGGGCAACACTGACCTCAAAGACGGACATTATCGAGTCCACACTCCCACTGATAAAATGGAGACG TGTCATCAGTCGTCAGGAGAAGACATGGAAATCTCCGAGGACGAGATGCCGGGGACTCCGATCAACAGTGGGGAATGTGGCAAAGGCATCGTTGTAAACTCTGCGGTGTCCCCGATGCAGAATATTCCCATGCCTCCCCCCGGCTTCCCCCCTCTTCCGCACCAGGCAGGCTTCGCCATCGCACATCACCACCTAGCCGCTCACTCTGCCGTCCCAGGACATCCCGCTCACCTGACTCATGGAGTGCCTCACCACATGCTGCAACACATCGGTCCCTACCCTCATGGCATGATGCCACTGGTGCAAATGGAGCTGATGAACTGCTTGCGGTGGGAACAGTGGAGCACGGTTCCCATGTCCTttcagatgcagcagcagatgcTGAGTCGCATAGCTCAGACTAGAGGGCCCTATCCTTACCCGCATTTTGTGGATAGTGCTGCTTCTGGGCCATTTGCGGGACCCTACACACATCTGTCTCTCGGTGCTACACCTGCTGCTGGTGCAGGGGCGCCCGGGCAACAGTGGCAACATCCCAGTGTGCCCAAGTTCAACCCTACTGTTCCTCCTCCTGGATATGAGACTAAAAAGGAGGACCCCCACAAGGCGACTGTTGACGGAGTGCTGCTGGTCATTGTCAAAGAGCTGAAGGCCATCATGAAGAGGGACCTCAACCGGAAAATGGTGGAGGTGGTGGCTTTTAGAGCCTTTGATGACTGGTGGGATAAAAAGGAACGCTCCGCAAAG GCGTCTTTGACTCCAGTGAAAGGTGCAGaggggaaggaagaggagaaaccCAAACCCAAAGAGACGATGGGTTCAAGTCTGTTGGAGAACTGGAACAAGGGCGAGGGACTGGGCTATGAGGGAATGGGTCTGGGGATCAGTTTGAGAGGAGCCATCCGATTGCCCTCCTTCAAG GTGAAGAGGAAGGACCCACCTGAGACTGCAGCCACAGGGGACAACAAACGAGCCCGGCCCTCGACTCCAGTGGATGACGAGCTGGAGGATGAAG ACCGGGATCGAGACCCAGCTGAGCTCCCCTTGGACGAGTCCAAACTGGACGGCGACAGCGCATCAGCAAAGAGGAGACACTCACGGCCACTTGAGCTGGACAgcgaaggagaggaagaggtggaCACGTCGGGGAAGGAGGAGTCGCTGTCCGACAGGGAGGAGGGACCTGATGAAAAGGCAGCTGCAGACAGGCTGTCGACAGGAAAA AGTGACGACGAGGagggtgatgatgaagatgagggaGACTCATCCAGTGAGGGTGCGACCTCAGATTCATCTGATGAAG aagGTGAGAGCTCCGATTCCTCCAAGGCCAGCTCTGACTCCTCGGCAGAAAGCGAAGACTCCTCTGAGTACGAGATAAGctcagaagaggaggaggatgaggacgaGGAGGGAACGGCGGTAGTAGACGTGGAGGATGAAGTCAAAGTTCCCAAGACTTCCTCgtcctcttcgtcctcctcctcttcatcttctgaAGAAGAGGAGCGGGAGGCAGATACCAAGCCACCGAGCTCTCCTGTAGGCCCAGTTCCAGAGGATAGGGAGGACCACAGGAGCAAAGAAGACCTGAGCAGCAAGCCCAGACGCAGACCTCCTAGTCCTGAAGAAGAGATGATAGAGGACCTGAAACCACCATCATCTAAAGGCATCCCAG tcATAGAGCGAGACATCAGTGTGGATGGCAACATTCCTGTAGTGAAGTCGGAACCTCCGGAGCATGTAGCGAACCTTCGGCCACCCACTCCAACGGGCGCCCTGCCTGACAGTGATCAGGAGACGACAACCAAAGGTAAAGCTGAGCTTGAGGAAGTAGCCTGCACCCCCGCCCGATTAGCCTCCTCCCAAGTAGATTCAAACAAACCTGTCCCCAAATCTGCCTCCGCATCTTTAATGCACCTCCCTCTCCCGCCTCACCTGGCAGTAGAAGGTCgctccctcctccatccaccCCCCGGTCCTCTACCGGACCTCCTTCAGCGGCCACGACTCCCCACAGATGAGGATATCCCTCACACGCCAGGCCGGGACCTGTTGGAGCGCACCCGGAGTCTGGGCAAGTCCCAGAGCACGGACACAATGCCCATCACACCCGGCAGCGATGCCCCACTGACGGGCAGCAGTCTGTTGCTTAGCTCCCCTCACATCCCCGGTAGTCCGTTTTCCTACCCTGCACAATCTCCTGTCCTTAGTGCTGGAGTCCCTCGTACTCCAGGTAGAGACTTAACATTCACACCTGTCTTCCCCGACCCCACAGCACTGCCTCTCCACAGGAAAATATCCTCTGAGAGCCTGGACGACAGACCAGTCTTTAAGGAGCCACCCATCAGCGCCTTGCCTAACCAGGCCCTGTCCGCCGGCACAGAGCATTCAGCCAGCGTCCCTGAAGATCTGCCTGCTGGCCTCACTGTGGATGTCCCCGTGCCGTCTGACACTGCCCCATCAAAGAGGAAACCTGGACGACCCAAAGGCAAAAAGACACCAGCTGTCTCAGCAGGTGATGAGTCTTTGGACCTGTCATCTGAACCCTCCGCTCTGCCTGACGACGCACATCTGAGAGATCTCTCCATGAAGAAGTCCCCCGATCACCCAAGCCTTGACTTCCGGGAAAGAGAGCCTCAGAAGGTCCTGCCCAACTCAGATGGCTTCCTGTCGTATGAGGACGAGGCACCTGTGGCCGTGAAACCTGCTCGGAGGGCGCGGCGAAGCTgggaggagctgctgctggacaGCCTGTCCCCGGTCACCACGCCTCACCGGTCCTACTGCACCCCACGCTCCGAGTTTGAGGAAATGACCATCCTGTACGATATCTGGGACGAAGGCATAGATGATGAGGACATTCGGCTTCTGCAGATCACTTACGACAAGATGCTCCAGCAGGATAACGGCAACGACTGGCTCAACGACACGCTCTGGGTCAACCATCCTC CTACCAACAACCccagaataaagaaaaagaggagagatgacGGCATGAGGGATCACATGACCGGTTGTGCCAGAAGCGAGGGATACTACAAGATCGACAAAAAGGACAAGATCAAATACCTTCAGAGCACACGGCTGCTGTCGGAGGAGCCCCCGATCGACACACAG GGTATGAGTATTCCTGCACAAGTCCACGCCTCTACCAGAGCTGGCTCGGAGCGGCGGTCAGAGCAGAGGCGTCTGCTGTCCTCTTTCGCATGTGACAGTGACCTGCTGAAATTCAACCAGCTGAAG ttCCGTAAGAAGAAGATCAGATTCTGTAAGTCGGGCATCCACGACTGGGGTCTGTTTGCTATGGAGCCCATTGCTGCTGATGAAATGGTCATTGAGTATGTGGGACAGAAcatcagacag GTGATTGCGGACATGCGGGAGAAGCGCTACGAAGAGGAGGGTATCGGCAGCAGCTACATGTTCCGTGTTGACCACGACACCATCATAGACGCTACCAAGTGTGGCAACTTCGCCCGTTTCATCAACCACAGCTGCAAT ccCAACTGTTATGCGAAAGTCATCACAGTGGAGTCTCAGAAGAAGATCGTGATCTACTCAAGGCAGCCAATCAACGTCAACGAAGAGATCACGTACGACTACAAGTTCCCGATAGAGGACGAGAAGATCCCCTGTTTGTGTGGGGCAGAGAACTGTAGGGGAACGCTCAATTAA
- the setd1ba gene encoding histone-lysine N-methyltransferase SETD1B-A isoform X1 produces the protein MSKPGERNRLNEDHGRKQSSSLANGMDSHPGCGSAEKRSHHWRSYKLIIDPALRKGSHKLYRYDGQTFSMPNPGIPPVDMLRDPRIGRLWTKYKEIDLPVPKFKIDECYIGPVPPKEVTFARLNDNIREGFLTDMCKKFGEIEGVEILYNPKNKKHLGIAKVVFETVKAAKVAVQTLHNTSVMGNIIHVELDPKGENRLRYFQLLMNGSYTPRTLPVGGEEAREVSPRSLAEALLACEPIRRLSESSVSAAGGTLPPSSSTTPLSLETGYSSLRQDTPQSQGTPHTPRQTSTPFSQDSNYSSRQSTPLYQSSRPESSGGYKSRRHESKFQDAYNRRPERPQYRSNMYRGTTSEQAPFKQHQLTPPEPPPSTPSFTYTAPPPATPNFKSAFSPYQAPLPPAFPPSEPAFHHPAQREGEYLRPPQPPLAAATDFLPVKERPETPPIPEPPPEPLPHPSTPPPQTPEHCPSPGSPTLDPERNSLDSRIEMLLKEKRTKLPFLAERDSDTEVRMEGSPISSSSSQLSPIPPFTSGSQGGQQNSRPSSTGLEDISPTPLPDSEDEEPIPGTASLIKRIRSPNHEKMGNTDLKDGHYRVHTPTDKMETCHQSSGEDMEISEDEMPGTPINSGECGKGIVVNSAVSPMQNIPMPPPGFPPLPHQAGFAIAHHHLAAHSAVPGHPAHLTHGVPHHMLQHIGPYPHGMMPLVQMELMNCLRWEQWSTVPMSFQMQQQMLSRIAQTRGPYPYPHFVDSAASGPFAGPYTHLSLGATPAAGAGAPGQQWQHPSVPKFNPTVPPPGYETKKEDPHKATVDGVLLVIVKELKAIMKRDLNRKMVEVVAFRAFDDWWDKKERSAKASLTPVKGAEGKEEEKPKPKETMGSSLLENWNKGEGLGYEGMGLGISLRGAIRLPSFKVKRKDPPETAATGDNKRARPSTPVDDELEDEDRDRDPAELPLDESKLDGDSASAKRRHSRPLELDSEGEEEVDTSGKEESLSDREEGPDEKAAADRLSTGKSDDEEGDDEDEGDSSSEGATSDSSDEEGESSDSSKASSDSSAESEDSSEYEISSEEEEDEDEEGTAVVDVEDEVKVPKTSSSSSSSSSSSSEEEEREADTKPPSSPVGPVPEDREDHRSKEDLSSKPRRRPPSPEEEMIEDLKPPSSKGIPVIERDISVDGNIPVVKSEPPEHVANLRPPTPTGALPDSDQETTTKGKAELEEVACTPARLASSQVDSNKPVPKSASASLMHLPLPPHLAVEGRSLLHPPPGPLPDLLQRPRLPTDEDIPHTPGRDLLERTRSLGKSQSTDTMPITPGSDAPLTGSSLLLSSPHIPGSPFSYPAQSPVLSAGVPRTPGRDLTFTPVFPDPTALPLHRKISSESLDDRPVFKEPPISALPNQALSAGTEHSASVPEDLPAGLTVDVPVPSDTAPSKRKPGRPKGKKTPAVSAGDESLDLSSEPSALPDDAHLRDLSMKKSPDHPSLDFREREPQKVLPNSDGFLSYEDEAPVAVKPARRARRSWEELLLDSLSPVTTPHRSYCTPRSEFEEMTILYDIWDEGIDDEDIRLLQITYDKMLQQDNGNDWLNDTLWVNHPPTNNPRIKKKRRDDGMRDHMTGCARSEGYYKIDKKDKIKYLQSTRLLSEEPPIDTQGMSIPAQVHASTRAGSERRSEQRRLLSSFACDSDLLKFNQLKFRKKKIRFCKSGIHDWGLFAMEPIAADEMVIEYVGQNIRQVIADMREKRYEEEGIGSSYMFRVDHDTIIDATKCGNFARFINHSCNPNCYAKVITVESQKKIVIYSRQPINVNEEITYDYKFPIEDEKIPCLCGAENCRGTLN, from the exons ATGTCCAAGCCAGGCGAGAGGAACAGATTGAACGAAGACCATGGCAGAAAGCAGAGTTCAA GTTTGGCGAACGGCATGGACAGTCATCCCGGCTGCGGCTCGGCGGAGAAGCGGAGTCACCACTGGAGAAGTTACAAGTTGATCATCGACCCGGCGCTGAGGAAGGGGTCGCACAAACTGTATCGATATGACGGACAGACTTTCAGCATGCCA AACCCCGGGATACCACCGGTGGACATGCTCCGAGACCCGAGGATCGGCCGTCTCTGGACTAAGTACAAAGAGATTGACCTGCCGGTGCCAAAATTTAAG ATCGATGAGTGTTACATCGGCCCCGTTCCTCCAAAGGAGGTGACATTCGCCAGGCTGAACGACAACATCAGGGAAGGATTTCTTACCGACATGTGCAAAAAATTTGGAGAAATCGAGGGGGTGGAAATCCTTTACAATCCCAAAAATAAGAAGCACCTGGGAATTGCCAAGGTTGTTTTTGAGACCGTGAAAGCCGCCAAAGTGGCCGTGCAGACGCTCCACAACACGTCTGTTATGGGAAACATCATCCACGTGGAGCTGGACCCGAAAG GTGAGAATCGCCTTCGATACTTCCAGCTCCTGATGAATGGCAGCTACACTCCGCGGACCCTGCCCGTTGGTGGAGAGGAAGCCAGAGAAGTTTCTCCTCGTAGCCTGGCAGAAGCCTTACTG GCCTGCGAGCCCATCCGCAGGTTGTCGGAGAGCAGCGTGTCTGCTGCTGGAGGGACATTGCCGCCCAGCAGCTCCACCACTCCACTGTCCCTAGAGACGGGCTACTCCAGCCTAAGGCAGGACACACCCCAGTCCCAGGGAACCCCTCATACCCCACGCCAGACAAGTACTCCCTTCTCTCAAGACTCCAACTACTCCAGTCGGCAGTCCACACCTTTGTACCAGTCCAGCCGGCCAGAGAGCTCCGGAGGTTACAAATCCCGGAGACACGAGAGTAAGTTCCAGGACGCGTACAATCGCAGACCGGAGAGGCCTCAGTACCGCAGCAACATGTATCGAGGTACGACATCCGAGCAAGCTCCTTTCAAACAGCACCAACTCACCCCACCTGAGCCTCCACCCTCCACTCCTTCCTTCACCTACACAGCACCTCCCCCTGCTACGCCGAACTTCAAGTCCGCCTTCTCCCCCTACCAGGCTCCTTTGCCCCCCGCTTTCCCCCCGTCAGAGCCAGCTTTTCATCACCCAGCCCAAAGGGAGGGTGAATACCTccgaccgccgcagccgcctCTGGCAGCTGCCACAGACTTTTTGCCCGTCAAGGAGCGACCAGAAACGCCTCCGATCCCCGAGCCCCCACCGGAGCCCTTGCCCCATCCAAGCACCCCTCCTCCTCAAACACCAGAGCACTGCCCCTCACCTGGCTCCCCTACACTAGATCCAGAGCGCAATAGCCTGGATTCCCGCATTGAGATGCTCCTCAAGGAGAAAAGGACAAAACTGCCATTCCTGGCGGAGCGTGACTCGGACACTGAGGTGCGAATGGAGGGGAGTCCCatctcctcctcgtcctcccaGCTATCCCCAATTCCCCCTTTCACGTCTGGCTCTCAAGGCGGCCAGCAAAATTCCCGTCCCTCTAGCACGGGCTTGGAAGATATCAGTCCAACCCCACTGCCAGACTCGGAAGATGAAGAGCCCATTCCCGGAACTGCTTCCCTGATCAAGAGAATCAGATCTCCGAACCACGAGAAGATGGGCAACACTGACCTCAAAGACGGACATTATCGAGTCCACACTCCCACTGATAAAATGGAGACG TGTCATCAGTCGTCAGGAGAAGACATGGAAATCTCCGAGGACGAGATGCCGGGGACTCCGATCAACAGTGGGGAATGTGGCAAAGGCATCGTTGTAAACTCTGCGGTGTCCCCGATGCAGAATATTCCCATGCCTCCCCCCGGCTTCCCCCCTCTTCCGCACCAGGCAGGCTTCGCCATCGCACATCACCACCTAGCCGCTCACTCTGCCGTCCCAGGACATCCCGCTCACCTGACTCATGGAGTGCCTCACCACATGCTGCAACACATCGGTCCCTACCCTCATGGCATGATGCCACTGGTGCAAATGGAGCTGATGAACTGCTTGCGGTGGGAACAGTGGAGCACGGTTCCCATGTCCTttcagatgcagcagcagatgcTGAGTCGCATAGCTCAGACTAGAGGGCCCTATCCTTACCCGCATTTTGTGGATAGTGCTGCTTCTGGGCCATTTGCGGGACCCTACACACATCTGTCTCTCGGTGCTACACCTGCTGCTGGTGCAGGGGCGCCCGGGCAACAGTGGCAACATCCCAGTGTGCCCAAGTTCAACCCTACTGTTCCTCCTCCTGGATATGAGACTAAAAAGGAGGACCCCCACAAGGCGACTGTTGACGGAGTGCTGCTGGTCATTGTCAAAGAGCTGAAGGCCATCATGAAGAGGGACCTCAACCGGAAAATGGTGGAGGTGGTGGCTTTTAGAGCCTTTGATGACTGGTGGGATAAAAAGGAACGCTCCGCAAAG GCGTCTTTGACTCCAGTGAAAGGTGCAGaggggaaggaagaggagaaaccCAAACCCAAAGAGACGATGGGTTCAAGTCTGTTGGAGAACTGGAACAAGGGCGAGGGACTGGGCTATGAGGGAATGGGTCTGGGGATCAGTTTGAGAGGAGCCATCCGATTGCCCTCCTTCAAG GTGAAGAGGAAGGACCCACCTGAGACTGCAGCCACAGGGGACAACAAACGAGCCCGGCCCTCGACTCCAGTGGATGACGAGCTGGAGGATGAAG ACCGGGATCGAGACCCAGCTGAGCTCCCCTTGGACGAGTCCAAACTGGACGGCGACAGCGCATCAGCAAAGAGGAGACACTCACGGCCACTTGAGCTGGACAgcgaaggagaggaagaggtggaCACGTCGGGGAAGGAGGAGTCGCTGTCCGACAGGGAGGAGGGACCTGATGAAAAGGCAGCTGCAGACAGGCTGTCGACAGGAAAA AGTGACGACGAGGagggtgatgatgaagatgagggaGACTCATCCAGTGAGGGTGCGACCTCAGATTCATCTGATGAAG aagGTGAGAGCTCCGATTCCTCCAAGGCCAGCTCTGACTCCTCGGCAGAAAGCGAAGACTCCTCTGAGTACGAGATAAGctcagaagaggaggaggatgaggacgaGGAGGGAACGGCGGTAGTAGACGTGGAGGATGAAGTCAAAGTTCCCAAGACTTCCTCgtcctcttcgtcctcctcctcttcatcttctgaAGAAGAGGAGCGGGAGGCAGATACCAAGCCACCGAGCTCTCCTGTAGGCCCAGTTCCAGAGGATAGGGAGGACCACAGGAGCAAAGAAGACCTGAGCAGCAAGCCCAGACGCAGACCTCCTAGTCCTGAAGAAGAGATGATAGAGGACCTGAAACCACCATCATCTAAAGGCATCCCAG tcATAGAGCGAGACATCAGTGTGGATGGCAACATTCCTGTAGTGAAGTCGGAACCTCCGGAGCATGTAGCGAACCTTCGGCCACCCACTCCAACGGGCGCCCTGCCTGACAGTGATCAGGAGACGACAACCAAAGGTAAAGCTGAGCTTGAGGAAGTAGCCTGCACCCCCGCCCGATTAGCCTCCTCCCAAGTAGATTCAAACAAACCTGTCCCCAAATCTGCCTCCGCATCTTTAATGCACCTCCCTCTCCCGCCTCACCTGGCAGTAGAAGGTCgctccctcctccatccaccCCCCGGTCCTCTACCGGACCTCCTTCAGCGGCCACGACTCCCCACAGATGAGGATATCCCTCACACGCCAGGCCGGGACCTGTTGGAGCGCACCCGGAGTCTGGGCAAGTCCCAGAGCACGGACACAATGCCCATCACACCCGGCAGCGATGCCCCACTGACGGGCAGCAGTCTGTTGCTTAGCTCCCCTCACATCCCCGGTAGTCCGTTTTCCTACCCTGCACAATCTCCTGTCCTTAGTGCTGGAGTCCCTCGTACTCCAGGTAGAGACTTAACATTCACACCTGTCTTCCCCGACCCCACAGCACTGCCTCTCCACAGGAAAATATCCTCTGAGAGCCTGGACGACAGACCAGTCTTTAAGGAGCCACCCATCAGCGCCTTGCCTAACCAGGCCCTGTCCGCCGGCACAGAGCATTCAGCCAGCGTCCCTGAAGATCTGCCTGCTGGCCTCACTGTGGATGTCCCCGTGCCGTCTGACACTGCCCCATCAAAGAGGAAACCTGGACGACCCAAAGGCAAAAAGACACCAGCTGTCTCAGCAGGTGATGAGTCTTTGGACCTGTCATCTGAACCCTCCGCTCTGCCTGACGACGCACATCTGAGAGATCTCTCCATGAAGAAGTCCCCCGATCACCCAAGCCTTGACTTCCGGGAAAGAGAGCCTCAGAAGGTCCTGCCCAACTCAGATGGCTTCCTGTCGTATGAGGACGAGGCACCTGTGGCCGTGAAACCTGCTCGGAGGGCGCGGCGAAGCTgggaggagctgctgctggacaGCCTGTCCCCGGTCACCACGCCTCACCGGTCCTACTGCACCCCACGCTCCGAGTTTGAGGAAATGACCATCCTGTACGATATCTGGGACGAAGGCATAGATGATGAGGACATTCGGCTTCTGCAGATCACTTACGACAAGATGCTCCAGCAGGATAACGGCAACGACTGGCTCAACGACACGCTCTGGGTCAACCATCCTC CTACCAACAACCccagaataaagaaaaagaggagagatgacGGCATGAGGGATCACATGACCGGTTGTGCCAGAAGCGAGGGATACTACAAGATCGACAAAAAGGACAAGATCAAATACCTTCAGAGCACACGGCTGCTGTCGGAGGAGCCCCCGATCGACACACAG GGTATGAGTATTCCTGCACAAGTCCACGCCTCTACCAGAGCTGGCTCGGAGCGGCGGTCAGAGCAGAGGCGTCTGCTGTCCTCTTTCGCATGTGACAGTGACCTGCTGAAATTCAACCAGCTGAAG ttCCGTAAGAAGAAGATCAGATTCTGTAAGTCGGGCATCCACGACTGGGGTCTGTTTGCTATGGAGCCCATTGCTGCTGATGAAATGGTCATTGAGTATGTGGGACAGAAcatcagacag GTGATTGCGGACATGCGGGAGAAGCGCTACGAAGAGGAGGGTATCGGCAGCAGCTACATGTTCCGTGTTGACCACGACACCATCATAGACGCTACCAAGTGTGGCAACTTCGCCCGTTTCATCAACCACAGCTGCAAT ccCAACTGTTATGCGAAAGTCATCACAGTGGAGTCTCAGAAGAAGATCGTGATCTACTCAAGGCAGCCAATCAACGTCAACGAAGAGATCACGTACGACTACAAGTTCCCGATAGAGGACGAGAAGATCCCCTGTTTGTGTGGGGCAGAGAACTGTAGGGGAACGCTCAATTAA